In Geopsychrobacter electrodiphilus DSM 16401, a single window of DNA contains:
- a CDS encoding helix-turn-helix domain-containing protein encodes MIDKVQRIRVTREDIERVKQQHILENLSYSVQEAAQIIGCKVRKIYQLVDTGDLIDANDTPGKKGTRITALSINTYHEKRIRLAGEARGVSRSNF; translated from the coding sequence ATGATTGACAAGGTGCAGCGAATTAGAGTGACCAGGGAAGATATAGAGCGGGTGAAGCAACAGCATATCCTCGAGAACCTGTCGTATTCTGTTCAGGAAGCCGCTCAGATCATCGGCTGCAAAGTGCGTAAGATTTACCAGTTAGTCGATACTGGAGACCTGATAGATGCAAATGACACCCCGGGTAAAAAGGGGACCCGCATTACGGCATTGTCAATCAACACCTACCATGAAAAACGGATCAGGTTAGCTGGAGAAGCAAGAGGGGTATCAAGATCTAATTTTTAA
- the dnaN gene encoding DNA polymerase III subunit beta: MKEMLDVYILKVALQGLLQRVQGAAGRGTDMPLLRCVLLEVDGWKLRASATDLEIGITSSADIEESIYRGRVAVPLNTLLEIVKRMPSQLIHLQEIAGQQLQITAEDAEVKLKCEDAIDYPTVALRTVGDHALDITADVYQQLIKATKHAVCTDLVKYNLNCVNFKLQGQRLTACATDGHRLSLAGKDLDPESVASNSSFDHMLSRKALAEIEKLNDGHTQIYIYDNQIAFVQATLTLIIRLLDGDFPDYRKIIPTDHPGIISITAADFLASIDRVRQVYSSKTSTLQLNASGNQLTLTAESETGHARDIVPVEMEGDNIQVGVSANYLTDAVTGLGEDIVIKYKTSFDALVILPQDYGTFDERLDIVMPKRL; encoded by the coding sequence ATGAAAGAGATGCTCGATGTTTATATTTTAAAGGTTGCCCTGCAAGGGCTACTCCAGCGCGTCCAGGGTGCCGCAGGGCGCGGAACAGATATGCCCCTGCTCCGCTGCGTATTGCTCGAGGTCGATGGCTGGAAGCTGCGCGCCTCCGCAACCGATCTTGAAATAGGAATCACCAGCAGCGCCGATATCGAAGAGAGCATTTACCGCGGCCGCGTCGCCGTGCCGCTCAACACCCTGCTCGAAATCGTCAAGCGCATGCCCAGTCAGCTGATCCACCTGCAAGAGATCGCCGGGCAGCAGCTCCAGATCACCGCCGAAGACGCCGAAGTCAAACTCAAATGCGAAGATGCCATCGACTACCCCACCGTCGCCCTGCGCACCGTTGGAGATCATGCCCTCGATATTACCGCCGATGTTTACCAGCAACTCATCAAGGCCACAAAGCACGCCGTCTGTACCGACCTGGTGAAATACAATCTCAACTGCGTCAACTTTAAACTCCAGGGCCAACGGCTCACCGCCTGCGCCACCGATGGCCACCGGCTGTCACTCGCCGGAAAAGACCTCGACCCTGAATCGGTCGCCAGCAATTCCAGCTTCGATCATATGCTCAGCCGAAAAGCCCTCGCCGAAATTGAAAAACTAAACGATGGCCATACTCAGATTTATATCTACGACAACCAGATCGCCTTCGTCCAGGCCACTCTAACCCTGATTATCCGCCTGCTTGATGGCGACTTTCCTGACTACCGAAAAATCATCCCCACCGATCACCCCGGAATCATCAGCATCACAGCCGCCGACTTTCTCGCCAGCATCGATCGCGTGCGGCAAGTCTACAGCAGCAAAACCAGCACCCTGCAGCTCAACGCCTCAGGCAACCAGCTCACCCTCACCGCCGAAAGCGAAACCGGCCATGCCCGCGATATCGTCCCCGTAGAAATGGAAGGCGACAATATTCAGGTAGGTGTTTCAGCCAACTATCTCACCGATGCCGTCACTGGTCTCGGTGAAGATATCGTCATCAAATATAAAACCAGCTTCGATGCCCTGGTGATCCTCCCCCAGGACTACGGCACCTTTGATGAGCGGCTCGATATTGTCATGCCAAAAAGACTTTAG
- a CDS encoding phage portal protein: MKPVTLRMRGREVTVKPNIIDHIAMAIAPGYAVRRFKDKMTMAALGGYTGGRRNKKQTKNWATAGGDADSDTLFDLPTLRERSRDLIRNEPIATGAAGTMVTNVIGSGLRLKPAIDHEYLGITEEEANLLEKKIKREWLLWSQSTYCDIERTLNFSELQALAFRQTFENGDSFALLPEVDRKGNFPYRLAVQLIEADRVCNRDNNLDSEQLSGGVNKDANGAPKSYDVLKRHPGCTFGGYKKEWYAEIPAFGNRTQRRNILHVYRKLRPGQSRGVPDIAPIIQPLKQLSQLTEAELDAAVSSALISVFVKSSTGEAPDWNDFIDSQSGVARRDVSDIDLESSAVVGLLPDEDVVFNDPNRPNGKFDPFWLALVRQIGMALEIPFEILVKHFSSSYSASRGAMLEAWRMFSTRRKWFASRFCQPIYEVFFDEMVATGRFYAPGYFADPMVRKAWSGGEWVGDPRGMIKETEEIDAATKRVALGISTREKETEQLTGGDFETNHRQLAREQKMRVDAGLIDPIVSVSTAQVVADTGD, translated from the coding sequence ATGAAACCAGTCACCTTACGCATGCGCGGCCGCGAAGTTACAGTTAAGCCGAATATCATTGATCACATTGCTATGGCTATCGCTCCGGGCTATGCAGTCCGGAGGTTTAAAGACAAAATGACTATGGCTGCGCTTGGTGGTTACACCGGGGGCAGGCGTAACAAGAAGCAAACTAAAAACTGGGCAACAGCTGGTGGTGATGCTGACTCAGATACTCTCTTTGACCTGCCAACCTTACGCGAACGCTCTCGCGATCTTATCCGCAACGAACCTATAGCCACCGGCGCCGCCGGGACCATGGTGACCAATGTCATCGGTTCTGGCCTTCGGCTTAAGCCGGCTATCGATCATGAATACCTAGGGATCACCGAGGAAGAAGCTAATCTCCTTGAAAAGAAGATCAAGCGTGAATGGTTATTGTGGTCTCAATCGACCTATTGTGATATTGAGCGCACGCTGAATTTTTCCGAACTTCAGGCACTGGCCTTCAGGCAGACGTTTGAAAACGGTGATTCTTTTGCCCTCCTGCCTGAGGTTGATCGTAAAGGCAACTTCCCTTACCGGTTGGCAGTTCAGCTGATCGAGGCTGACCGAGTCTGTAACCGAGACAATAACCTTGATTCGGAACAGCTCTCCGGTGGTGTCAATAAAGACGCCAACGGCGCTCCCAAATCTTATGATGTTCTCAAGCGGCACCCTGGCTGTACCTTCGGCGGCTATAAAAAAGAATGGTACGCCGAGATCCCCGCCTTTGGTAATCGCACCCAGCGGCGCAACATACTGCATGTCTATCGCAAGCTGCGCCCTGGCCAGTCTCGCGGTGTCCCGGATATCGCTCCGATCATCCAGCCCTTAAAGCAGCTCAGTCAGTTAACCGAAGCCGAGCTTGACGCTGCCGTCTCCAGCGCGTTGATTTCTGTTTTCGTTAAATCGTCAACCGGCGAAGCCCCGGACTGGAATGATTTTATCGATAGCCAGTCGGGCGTCGCACGCCGCGATGTATCCGATATCGATCTGGAGTCCAGCGCGGTTGTCGGCCTGCTGCCGGATGAAGATGTCGTATTTAACGACCCCAATCGTCCAAACGGTAAGTTTGACCCGTTCTGGCTCGCGCTTGTCCGCCAGATCGGTATGGCTCTCGAGATCCCCTTTGAAATTTTGGTCAAGCATTTTTCCAGCAGCTACTCCGCAAGCCGCGGAGCAATGCTCGAAGCCTGGCGCATGTTCAGCACTCGCCGTAAGTGGTTCGCCTCTCGTTTCTGTCAGCCAATCTATGAAGTCTTTTTTGATGAGATGGTCGCTACCGGTCGCTTTTACGCGCCTGGCTATTTTGCCGACCCCATGGTTCGCAAAGCCTGGAGCGGTGGTGAGTGGGTAGGAGATCCGCGCGGCATGATCAAAGAGACCGAAGAGATCGATGCCGCTACCAAGCGCGTCGCCCTCGGCATCTCGACCCGGGAGAAAGAGACCGAGCAGCTCACTGGTGGAGATTTCGAAACCAATCATCGTCAGTTGGCGCGTGAGCAAAAAATGAGGGTTGATGCTGGTTTGATCGATCCTATCGTGAGTGTATCCACCGCACAGGTTGTTGCGGACACAGGAGATTAA
- a CDS encoding Mu-like prophage major head subunit gpT family protein, translating into MGAQGLSSRAIIGHFFARLEQQDGAGYVNRIGTIPFPSDQASEEYKWLGQSPAMREMIGGRHAKGLRENGFIIKNKAYESTLKISVDDLRRDKTAQILVRVAEQADRANAHWAKLMAAAIIAGESTLCYDGQYFFDTDHTEGDSGAQSNDITYDSVSTTLPTAAEYEAAILKSVEQIISFKDDQAEPMNENAMDFVIMVPVGHMAAAAAALKNPVIVDSNGSRTNTIANLGGFNFQLAVNPRLTWTTKFATFRADGNVKPIIRQEEVPLEVSAIAEGSELEFNERQHHYGIYASRGLDYGYWQHANLTTFV; encoded by the coding sequence ATGGGAGCACAAGGACTTTCCAGCCGGGCGATTATCGGTCACTTCTTCGCCCGACTCGAGCAGCAGGATGGTGCGGGGTATGTTAACCGCATTGGGACAATTCCTTTTCCGTCTGACCAAGCGTCGGAAGAGTACAAGTGGCTCGGGCAGTCTCCGGCCATGCGTGAGATGATCGGCGGACGTCACGCCAAGGGCTTGCGCGAAAACGGGTTCATCATCAAAAACAAGGCGTACGAATCGACCCTTAAAATTTCGGTCGATGATTTGCGCCGCGACAAGACCGCGCAGATCCTGGTGCGGGTTGCTGAGCAAGCCGATCGCGCCAACGCCCACTGGGCCAAGCTGATGGCCGCTGCAATCATCGCTGGTGAATCGACCCTCTGCTATGACGGTCAGTACTTTTTCGATACCGATCATACCGAGGGAGATAGTGGAGCGCAGAGCAACGACATCACCTACGACTCTGTCTCCACCACCCTGCCAACTGCGGCCGAGTATGAGGCCGCTATCCTCAAGTCTGTCGAGCAGATCATCAGCTTCAAAGATGACCAGGCCGAGCCGATGAACGAAAACGCCATGGACTTCGTGATCATGGTTCCAGTCGGGCACATGGCTGCTGCAGCGGCAGCGCTTAAGAACCCCGTCATTGTCGACAGCAATGGTTCGCGCACTAACACCATTGCCAATCTGGGCGGATTCAACTTCCAGCTCGCGGTTAACCCGCGCCTCACCTGGACAACCAAGTTCGCCACTTTCCGCGCCGACGGCAACGTTAAGCCGATCATCCGCCAGGAAGAGGTTCCCCTGGAAGTGTCCGCAATCGCCGAAGGTTCTGAGCTCGAGTTTAACGAGCGCCAGCATCACTACGGTATCTACGCTTCGCGCGGGCTGGACTATGGGTATTGGCAGCACGCCAACCTGACCACCTTCGTCTGA
- a CDS encoding terminase gpA endonuclease subunit → MTNLAHDYSWLPEPPPRVFTLLPGEVAVMRAATDETVSQWAHGERQVHVSPFPGSWDNDTTPYAVSIMDLYSSEHLRELYIAGGSQTAKTDISHNCWGWTATHEPGPALISMQDRATGSETMNDRFIPMIKDTPSLRRLRTKNSDDISLTRVRLKNGMVTYLAWGNSEGRAASKPIRYLFLSEVDLYPPHMIKKLRARTGAFEGMYKILEECTVSTEEGRIWSVQHQVQARYDIEVKCPHCGEYQIMDPANIQWLPEVVEPSALIRDEDAWYLCTANNCKWDDHDRDEAVRHHRLAAREGSITDKPESAWVHLSPLVSPFNKFRRVAKAYLTTLLEPTHENLVFYYNDCCGLPVPEDTEGELPQEKDLYERRENYAPDGAKWTVPMEACFITADLDFQGNRAECEVVAWGPGDQSWGLEYIVFHGKILEEHQLGSESKLSDQIHEWLQARRYKHESGAELEISIAGFDIGYATDDVTLLVKRSRKYRAHKGSNTAGLPLLPLRPSKTKRYRVPFYELGTETGKEKIYTWLSNDQPGPMYCNFPSSYGFEYFRMLVAEEPKRERDRKTGKQVIRYKLRKGYVRNESLDIRVGNLAMKQLARPDYEKLSAALKAQAEGQVVFEPKRRRTSNKRKRHD, encoded by the coding sequence TTGACCAACCTCGCCCACGACTATAGCTGGCTCCCCGAACCTCCGCCGCGCGTCTTCACGTTGCTGCCGGGCGAGGTCGCGGTGATGCGTGCGGCTACCGATGAAACGGTCAGTCAGTGGGCCCATGGTGAACGGCAGGTGCATGTCTCGCCGTTCCCGGGCAGTTGGGATAATGACACCACCCCATACGCTGTCAGCATTATGGATCTCTACAGCAGCGAACACCTGCGCGAGCTCTATATCGCTGGCGGATCCCAAACCGCCAAAACCGATATCAGCCACAACTGCTGGGGTTGGACCGCCACCCATGAGCCTGGCCCGGCGCTCATCTCCATGCAGGACCGCGCCACCGGCTCCGAGACCATGAACGATCGCTTCATCCCCATGATCAAAGACACCCCTTCACTGCGCCGGCTGCGCACCAAGAACAGTGACGATATTTCATTGACCCGCGTCCGGCTTAAAAACGGCATGGTCACCTATCTCGCCTGGGGCAACTCCGAAGGCCGCGCCGCCAGTAAGCCGATCCGCTACCTGTTCCTTTCGGAAGTCGATCTCTACCCGCCGCACATGATCAAAAAACTGCGGGCCAGAACCGGGGCCTTTGAGGGGATGTATAAGATTTTAGAAGAGTGCACCGTCTCCACCGAAGAGGGCCGGATCTGGAGCGTGCAGCACCAGGTACAAGCCCGCTACGATATCGAGGTCAAGTGCCCGCACTGCGGCGAATACCAAATAATGGATCCGGCCAATATCCAATGGCTCCCCGAAGTTGTAGAGCCCAGCGCCCTGATCCGCGATGAAGATGCCTGGTATCTGTGCACCGCCAATAACTGTAAGTGGGATGATCACGACCGTGACGAAGCAGTACGGCACCACCGTCTTGCTGCACGTGAAGGCAGCATTACCGACAAACCAGAAAGCGCCTGGGTCCACCTGTCGCCGCTGGTCAGTCCGTTTAATAAGTTTCGCCGCGTGGCCAAGGCCTACCTCACCACCCTGCTCGAGCCGACCCACGAGAACCTGGTCTTTTATTACAACGACTGCTGCGGTCTGCCGGTGCCCGAAGATACCGAAGGCGAACTCCCGCAAGAAAAGGATCTGTACGAGCGGCGCGAAAACTATGCACCCGATGGTGCAAAGTGGACGGTACCCATGGAGGCCTGCTTCATCACTGCCGATCTCGACTTCCAGGGGAACCGCGCCGAGTGTGAGGTCGTCGCCTGGGGCCCGGGCGATCAAAGCTGGGGGCTCGAATACATTGTTTTTCACGGCAAAATATTAGAAGAGCATCAGCTCGGATCAGAATCAAAACTATCCGACCAGATCCACGAATGGCTACAGGCCAGGCGCTACAAACACGAAAGCGGTGCCGAACTCGAAATATCCATTGCCGGGTTCGATATCGGCTACGCCACCGATGATGTCACCCTTCTGGTCAAACGTAGCCGCAAGTACCGGGCACACAAAGGATCAAACACCGCCGGTCTGCCACTGCTCCCCTTGCGCCCGTCCAAAACCAAGCGCTACCGCGTGCCGTTTTACGAGCTGGGTACTGAAACAGGCAAAGAGAAGATCTACACCTGGTTATCTAATGACCAGCCCGGCCCCATGTATTGCAACTTCCCCAGCAGTTACGGCTTCGAATATTTCCGCATGCTGGTTGCCGAAGAGCCAAAGCGCGAACGCGACCGCAAAACCGGCAAACAGGTTATCCGCTACAAACTGCGCAAAGGATACGTTCGCAACGAATCCCTCGATATCCGCGTGGGGAACCTGGCTATGAAACAGCTGGCCCGTCCAGATTATGAAAAGCTTTCGGCAGCGCTTAAAGCCCAGGCCGAAGGTCAGGTTGTTTTTGAGCCGAAACGTCGACGCACATCCAACAAGAGGAAACGACATGATTGA
- a CDS encoding phosphoadenosine phosphosulfate reductase family protein: MGLFEISDEELYQEAVAQPLDYKIAQSLQWIREYEKTALDISPDGYYVAFSGGKDSIVMERLFEMAGVKYEAWYNNVTIDPPELVWFIKDKYPVVRWNNPEKHLIHAMSDKAAGPPTRLIRWCCEVYKEQGGNGKFKAIGVRGEESPRRKATWTFLTSHRKDNSPILCPIIYWSDRDIWEFIRKNKMDYCCLYDEGFKRIGCVGCPMGGPTGMKREFKRWPKYEAMWKRGFQEFWDNYKGVPRRDGNPRSIEKFSTVDDLWDWWISGKAYQGPEQDCQGWLW; this comes from the coding sequence ATGGGACTGTTTGAAATTTCAGACGAAGAATTGTACCAAGAGGCGGTTGCACAACCTTTGGACTACAAAATCGCGCAGTCTCTCCAGTGGATACGGGAGTATGAGAAGACCGCGCTGGATATTTCGCCCGATGGTTATTATGTGGCGTTCAGCGGTGGCAAGGATTCGATTGTTATGGAACGCCTATTCGAAATGGCTGGGGTTAAGTATGAAGCTTGGTACAACAATGTGACGATAGACCCGCCTGAGCTAGTTTGGTTTATTAAGGACAAATATCCGGTGGTTCGATGGAATAACCCGGAAAAACATTTAATACATGCGATGTCAGATAAGGCAGCTGGACCACCAACTAGGCTTATTCGTTGGTGTTGCGAGGTATACAAAGAGCAGGGAGGAAACGGAAAGTTTAAGGCTATTGGGGTGCGCGGAGAGGAAAGCCCACGGAGAAAAGCAACATGGACTTTTTTGACGAGCCACAGAAAAGACAATAGTCCGATACTCTGCCCGATAATTTACTGGTCTGATCGTGATATTTGGGAGTTTATCCGCAAAAACAAAATGGACTACTGCTGTTTGTACGACGAAGGTTTCAAGAGGATTGGGTGTGTCGGGTGCCCGATGGGTGGACCAACCGGGATGAAAAGAGAGTTTAAGCGCTGGCCAAAGTACGAAGCCATGTGGAAACGAGGTTTCCAGGAGTTTTGGGACAACTACAAGGGAGTGCCGAGAAGAGACGGCAATCCGCGCAGCATTGAGAAGTTCTCCACGGTAGACGATCTGTGGGACTGGTGGATAAGTGGCAAGGCGTACCAAGGGCCAGAACAGGATTGCCAAGGTTGGCTATGGTAA
- a CDS encoding S49 family peptidase encodes MLTDKFLLLSESFASDYVSKVEHYTNPANAGKLDDFLRQHFEGKIAATKEIYRFDGKDAHISINGPMSPNGPDLYDIFYGFGGVAYTDILEAIDQAKEDVIQEDGGLFFHANTPGGTVSMVDDVYQAIATCGLKTTMVNMGMVASGGMWIGSACDQIIASSPVAFTGSIGVVVSTYDISGMLEKMGVKKVVITNHEASEKIPDISTSAGQKIVQEELDAIYSVFRDRVVSGRNGRITAEVIDELKGSVRIASEAVALGLIDEVRDLSIKSPNESTYQPRAQAKAEPATTGEKAMDVTQLKADHPDLVAAIVAEARTGMVTTEDLQTQIETARTEGAENERQRIQSVEDQAIVGQEALIAELKYDGKTTGPEAAVKVLQGVKSDQKKHLENFRADAPGALDPAGDAPLGSGADKDAPIEDRAKAEFDKSAELRAEFGGNFDAYLGYRKSEESGRSKVLKK; translated from the coding sequence ATGCTGACAGATAAATTTCTGCTTCTTTCTGAATCATTTGCCAGTGATTACGTCTCGAAGGTCGAGCACTACACCAACCCGGCCAATGCTGGAAAGCTTGATGATTTTTTAAGACAACACTTCGAGGGAAAGATCGCAGCAACGAAAGAGATTTATCGGTTCGATGGCAAAGATGCCCATATCTCTATTAATGGTCCGATGTCACCAAACGGTCCTGATCTATACGACATTTTTTACGGCTTTGGTGGTGTTGCTTACACCGACATTCTGGAGGCCATCGATCAAGCTAAAGAGGATGTTATCCAGGAGGATGGCGGCCTGTTCTTTCATGCAAACACCCCTGGCGGGACAGTCTCGATGGTCGATGATGTTTACCAGGCTATTGCAACCTGTGGGCTGAAGACAACCATGGTCAACATGGGAATGGTTGCCAGTGGCGGTATGTGGATCGGATCCGCTTGCGATCAAATTATTGCCTCTTCCCCGGTCGCCTTCACCGGATCAATTGGTGTTGTGGTGAGCACTTACGATATCAGCGGGATGCTCGAAAAAATGGGCGTCAAGAAAGTCGTGATCACCAATCATGAGGCATCGGAAAAGATCCCTGATATTTCAACAAGCGCCGGGCAGAAGATCGTCCAGGAAGAGCTTGATGCTATCTACTCAGTTTTTAGGGACCGTGTTGTCTCTGGTCGAAACGGCAGGATAACCGCAGAGGTCATTGATGAGCTTAAAGGAAGTGTGCGGATCGCATCCGAAGCGGTTGCATTGGGACTTATCGATGAGGTGCGTGATCTGTCGATCAAATCCCCAAACGAAAGTACTTACCAACCCAGGGCGCAGGCAAAAGCCGAGCCCGCAACGACAGGAGAAAAGGCTATGGATGTTACTCAGCTAAAAGCCGACCATCCTGATCTGGTCGCGGCCATTGTCGCCGAAGCCCGAACAGGAATGGTCACCACCGAAGATCTGCAAACGCAGATCGAAACCGCTCGCACTGAAGGCGCAGAAAACGAGCGTCAGCGAATTCAGTCTGTTGAGGATCAGGCCATCGTCGGGCAGGAAGCGCTGATCGCCGAACTCAAGTATGACGGCAAGACTACAGGTCCCGAAGCTGCCGTCAAGGTGCTGCAGGGCGTCAAGAGCGACCAGAAAAAGCACCTGGAGAATTTCCGTGCTGACGCGCCAGGCGCACTCGACCCGGCCGGAGATGCTCCGCTGGGATCTGGCGCCGACAAGGACGCCCCGATCGAGGATCGTGCCAAGGCCGAGTTTGATAAGTCGGCTGAGCTCCGCGCTGAGTTCGGCGGGAACTTTGACGCATATCTTGGCTATCGCAAAAGCGAAGAGTCAGGTCGTTCGAAGGTCCTTAAAAAATAA
- a CDS encoding DNA primase family protein — protein MPKCPTYYPANHGQDLTDFFVTHGLSVSDLNDLLATAVTIEPAKPPAIDPSVERFFKGRKFMPALLAKAIMEDLSVVSDPLTGLVYRWEGKFWEQYDLQYIRGKSLRMLGDEGNSAKASDVASMVRDLSVLPIGRHMNDGENLICLQNGMFNLVSAELIPHAHDFYSTHCLGVSFDPDNVLECQRWKKFLVETVQDTAAIRELQKFFGYCLTRETRYEKMLLLYGPGGDGKSTLMNILRQLVGAENCSHIPMGRLDDQFYLSRLVDKLLNMSTEVESKAMQSQEIKAIVSGDPISASFKNQTPFDFVPFCKLVYSTNRLPRMLDNSDGFFRKIMIIEMQGQFVKKGAADIFLYEDLIKELPGIFAWALAGLVMLRDEGFTDSASMKASLHDYKRINNNVLYFIEQHLVADPAAKTSKSRVWEEYGKRCRVWGLQPYGEPHFRKEFKRLLSDLSIPCGDGKMIDDLDATRRTNAYTGFRLIEEKLDDTPEGATFGPSPAPLRAEPTP, from the coding sequence GTGCCTAAGTGTCCCACCTACTACCCTGCCAACCACGGCCAGGATCTGACCGACTTCTTTGTGACGCATGGGCTGAGCGTTTCGGATTTGAATGATCTGCTGGCTACTGCGGTGACGATCGAGCCAGCAAAGCCGCCCGCAATAGATCCGAGTGTTGAGAGGTTCTTCAAGGGGCGCAAGTTCATGCCGGCGCTGTTGGCGAAGGCGATCATGGAGGACCTGAGCGTGGTGTCTGATCCGCTGACCGGCCTGGTTTATCGCTGGGAGGGGAAGTTCTGGGAGCAGTACGATCTGCAGTATATACGGGGTAAGTCGCTGCGCATGCTGGGTGATGAGGGCAACAGTGCCAAGGCTTCGGACGTGGCAAGCATGGTCCGCGACTTGTCAGTGCTGCCGATCGGGCGCCACATGAACGATGGCGAGAATCTTATCTGCCTGCAGAACGGGATGTTCAACCTGGTCTCGGCGGAACTGATTCCGCATGCGCATGATTTCTATTCGACGCACTGCCTGGGGGTTTCGTTTGATCCGGACAACGTGCTGGAGTGCCAGCGCTGGAAGAAGTTTCTGGTGGAGACGGTGCAGGACACGGCCGCGATCCGCGAGCTGCAGAAGTTTTTCGGCTACTGTCTGACGCGTGAGACGCGCTACGAGAAGATGCTACTGCTCTATGGCCCAGGTGGTGATGGCAAGTCGACGCTGATGAATATTTTGCGTCAGCTGGTCGGGGCGGAGAACTGCAGCCATATCCCCATGGGTCGCCTGGATGACCAGTTTTATCTGTCGCGCCTGGTGGACAAGCTGCTGAACATGAGCACCGAGGTCGAGTCGAAGGCGATGCAGTCCCAGGAGATCAAGGCGATTGTCTCGGGCGATCCGATATCGGCCAGCTTCAAGAACCAGACGCCTTTCGATTTTGTACCCTTCTGCAAGCTGGTCTATTCGACCAACCGCCTGCCGCGCATGCTGGACAACAGCGACGGCTTCTTTCGCAAGATCATGATCATCGAAATGCAGGGTCAGTTCGTTAAAAAGGGCGCGGCCGACATCTTCTTGTATGAGGATCTGATCAAGGAGCTGCCGGGGATCTTCGCCTGGGCGTTGGCGGGTCTGGTGATGCTGCGCGATGAGGGGTTCACGGATTCGGCGAGTATGAAGGCGAGCCTGCACGACTATAAGCGGATCAATAACAACGTGCTGTACTTCATTGAGCAACACCTGGTGGCTGATCCTGCGGCGAAGACATCGAAATCAAGGGTGTGGGAGGAGTACGGCAAGCGTTGCCGGGTGTGGGGACTGCAGCCATACGGTGAGCCTCACTTCCGCAAGGAGTTCAAGCGTTTGCTGAGCGATCTTTCTATCCCCTGTGGGGATGGGAAGATGATTGATGATCTCGACGCAACGCGTCGCACTAATGCTTATACGGGTTTCAGGCTGATCGAAGAGAAGCTGGATGATACTCCGGAGGGGGCAACCTTTGGCCCCTCCCCCGCCCCCCTCCGCGCGGAGCCCACCCCATGA